Proteins from one Camelina sativa cultivar DH55 chromosome 8, Cs, whole genome shotgun sequence genomic window:
- the LOC104705492 gene encoding geranylgeranyl transferase type-2 subunit beta 1, producing the protein MMSSTSSSQMGQLVADKHVRYILMAEKKKESIESVVMDHLRMNGAYWGLTTLDLLDKLGTVSEDEVVSWIMTCQHESGGFAGNTGHDPHILYTLSAVQILALFDKINILDVGKVSSYVAGLQNEDGSFSGDMWGEIDTRFSYIAICCLSILKCLDKINVEKAVEYIVSCKNLDGGFGCTPGAESHAGQIFCCVGALAITGSLHHVDKDLLGWWLCERQTKTGGLNGRPEKLPDVCYSWWVLSSLIMIDRVHWIDKAKLAKFILDCQDLDNGGISDRPEDAVDIFHTYFGVAGLSLLEYPGVKAIDPAYALPVDVINRIIFTK; encoded by the exons GTATTGAGTCTGTGGTGATGGATCATCTGAGAATGAATGGTGCATACTGGGGACTCACCACTCTGGACTTACTCGACAAGCTGGGCACTGTTTCTGAAGATGAAGTCGTTTCATGGATCATGACTTGCCAGCATGAATCTG GTGGCTTTGCCGGTAATACTGGACACGATCCACATATCCTATATACACTCAGTGCTGTACAAATCTTGGCCCTCTTTGACAAAATTAACATTCTTGACGTTGGGAAAGTATCAAGTT ATGTTGCGGGGTTGCAGAATGAAGATGGGTCCTTCTCAGGAGATATGTGGGGTGAAATAGATACAAG GTTTTCGTACATTGCTATATGTTGTCTCTCAATATTGAAATGTCTCGACAAAATCAATGTGGAGAAGGCCGTTGAGTACATTGTGAGTTGCAAAAACCTGGATGGTGGTTTTGGGTGCACACCTGGGGCAGAGTCCCATGCAGGACAGA TTTTCTGCTGCGTGGGTGCTCTTGCCATCACCGGGAGTCTTCATCATGTTGACAAGGACTTACTTGGTTGGTGGTTGTGTGAAAGACAAACAAAGACTGGGGGCTTAAATGGACGACCTGAGAAACTCCCTGAT GTTTGCTATTCATGGTGGGTCCTATCGAGCCTAATCATGATAGATAGAGTTCACTGGATCGACAAAGCAAAGCTTGCCAAGTTTATCTTGGATTGTCAG GATTTGGACAATGGAGGCATCTCAGACCGACCAGAGGACGCTGTTGATATCTTTCACACCTACTTTGGAGTTGCAG GGCTTTCCCTCCTTGAGTATCCTGGAGTGAAAGCAATTGATCCAGCCTACGCTTTACCTGTTGATGTCATCAACCGGATTATCTTCACCAAATGA
- the LOC104705493 gene encoding uncharacterized protein LOC104705493 — translation MEALAGIEADIESYFGEQDQQKSSSDGCKQVPWLSWEDWDSVRESLFSSSPDRIASALERVATWRSRGSLPAPVDVTCSLIEIQLKDGFIPRETQSADALYSEHLLQMLYCMGILRLVNCVIEKTRRREDVSIADAARAIGIPRKLIDIRHEGSHRELPALSVLRNAADEALEWLKSYYWEPQKYQIPLKRDGTASIRREVKSKLRKLALSLQLKKSPQFDSPLVKEKCSNKRIRKIVSSLVELYPSFSAEISSVLLEFLLKALDSSKSTELQNQPGQDFRVFLDEWKPVIMEFTNREPELLLTLLKAVLDMIQNNERRRYETEKSVEEVSQVEQVPFLFAWLVSLLNGSKHFQRNSSLEVKPPSTFLMELIRRCLLLGALGYKLVLKSAFLLAEIVGGRVLKEKLIKLPLMHESSASVLLEQSSTLVTAPTTLLEREKNLDNAGKRLEFVKLQLSKKKGIDTDKTTNRWRKAKTWSPCPIGMLPRIIGSSGRLPLLDCQNAQTISKQAEGNNNAKRGADECNRQQLENSPFKRAPFKRAKKGAEDSESNDVTPSETYMEEAEMDTEHAYDNTETEANENLMWKDEEESRSCLMIGGEWKRVNDGELVGMASSVTICV, via the exons ATGGAGGCGCTAGCGGGAATTGAAGCAGACATCGAATCGTATTTCGGCGAGCAGGATCAACAGAAATCGTCATCGGACGGCTGCAAACAGGTCCCGTGGCTGAGTTGGGAAGATTGGGACTCAGTGAGagagtctctcttctcttcttctcctgatAGAATCGCTTCTGCTTTGGAAAGG GTTGCAACATGGCGAAGCAGAGGATCTCTTCCAGCGCCTGTGGATGTTACTTGTTCCCTCATTGAGATTCAACTCAAAGATGGCTTTATTCC gaGAGAGACACAATCAGCAGATGCATTGTATTCAGAGCATTTACTACAGATGCTATACTGTATGGGAATACTCAG gcTTGTGAACTGTGTCATAGAAAAgacaaggagaagagaagatgtTTCAATTGCTGATGCAGCTAGAGCAATCGGTATCCCACGTAAATTAATCGATATACGTCATG AGGGCTCCCACCGTGAGCTCCCTGCACTCTCGGTGCTTCGGAATGCTGCAGATGAG GCATTGGAATGGTTAAAATCATATTATTGGGAGCCTCAGAAGTACCAGATTCCCTTAAAGAGAGATGGAACAGCTAGCATCAGAAGAGAAGTCAAATCCAAACTCAGGAAACTTGCTTTGTCCTTGCAGCTTAAAAAGAGTCCTCAATTTGACTCCCCTTTGGtcaaagaaaaat GTTCTAATAAAAGGATAAGGAAGATAGTAAGCAGCCTTGTTGAGTTATACCCTTCTTTCTCCGCAGAAATTTCATCTGTGCTCCTTGAATTTTTACTCAAAGCCTTGGATTCTTCCAAATCGACAGAACTTCAGAATCAGCCTGGCCAAGATTTCAGGGTCTTTCTAGATGAGTGGAAACCTGTAATCATGGAGTTCACAAATAGAGAACCTGAGTTACTTTTGACTCTACTCAAGGCAGTCCTTGATATGATCCAAAATAACGAACGGAGAAGATATGAAACCG AAAAGTCAGTGGAAGAGGTTTCTCAAGTTGAGCAGGTCCCTTTCTTGTTTGCATGGCTTGTGAGTCTTCTCAATGGGTCAAAGCATTTTCAGAGAAACAGTTCTCTAGAAGTGAAACCTCCAAGCACTTTCCTTATGGAACTTATTCGTAGATGTCTTCTCTTGGGAGCCTTAGGATACAAACTGGTTTTGAAATCAGCATTTCTACTAGCAGAGATTGTGGGAGGCCGTGTCTTAAAGGAGAAGCTCATTAAACTCCCTCTCATGCATGAAAGCTCTGCAAGTGTTCTATTGGAACAGAGTTCTACGCTTGTAACAGCTCCTACAACGCTCCTTGAGCGAGAGAAGAATCTCGATAATGCAGGCAAGCGACTTGAGTTTGTCAAACTTCAACTCTCAAAGAAGAAAGGTATTGACACAGACAAAACCACTAACAGATGGAGAAAGGCGAAAACATGGAGCCCTTGTCCGATTGGTATGTTGCCTCGGATCATTGGATCTTCTGGACGTTTACCTCTTCTGGACTGTCAGAACGCTCAGACCATCTCAAAACAAGCAGAAGGTAACAACAATGCTAAGAGAGGAGCTGATGAGTGCAATAGGCAGCAATTGGAGAACTCGCCATTTAAGCGAGCACCATTTAAGCGAGCAAAGAAGGGTGCAGAAGATTCTGAATCAAATGATGTGACCCCATCAGAAACATATATGGAAGAGGCTGAGATGGATACAGAACATGCTTATGACAATACTGAAACTGAAGCAAACGAGAATCTGATGTGGAAGGATGAAGAGGAAAGCAGAAGCTGCCTTATGATAGGTGGTGAATGGAAAAGAGTAAATGATGGCGAGCTAGTGGGGATGGCTTCCAGCGTTACAATTTGTGTTTGA
- the LOC104705494 gene encoding mediator of RNA polymerase II transcription subunit 19a, with product MEPERLKFGGPRELCGAVDLISQFKLAQHHEFFCKKSLPVSLSDSHYLHNVVGDTEIRKGEGMQLDQIVQNLSQSPETNIRIQPFDIDELKEAFLLKDMTPVELPPAEKGAPTFPPKSKSESKDKDRKHKKHKDRDKDKDREHKKHKHKHKDRSKDKDKDKDRDRKKDKNGHHDSGDHSKKHHDKKRKHDGDEDLNDVQRHKKNKHKSSKLDEMGAIRVAG from the exons ATGGAACCTGAGCGTTTAAAATTCGGAG GTCCAAGAGAGTTGTGTGGTGCTGTGGATCTTATATCTCAATTCAAACTAGCACAGCACCATGAATTCTTTTGCAAGAAATCCCTTCCCGTCTCCCTGTCAGATTCCCATTATCTTCATAATGTGGTTGGGGACACAGAGATCAGAAAAGGAGAAGGAATGCAATTAGATCAGATTGTACAGAACTTATCACAGAGCCCGGAGACTAATATTCGCATCCAACCTTTTGATATAGATGAGCTTAAGGAGGCTTTCCTACTAAAGGATATGACTCCTGTTGAACTGCCTCCT GCAGAGAAGGGAGCGCCTACATTTCCGCCTAAGTCAAAAAGTGAGTCGAAAGATAAGGACAGGAAACATAAGAAACACAAGGACAGGGATAAGGACAAAGATAGAGAGCACAAGAAGCACAAGCACAAGCATAAAGATAGGAGCAAGGATAAAGATAAAGACAAGGATCGAGACAGAAAGAAGGACAAAAATGGCCACCATGATTCGGGTGATCATTCTAAGAAACATCATGATAAG AAAAGGAAACACGATGGAGATGAAGATCTTAATGACGTTCAGaggcacaaaaaaaacaag CATAAAAGCTCAAAGCTTGATGAGATGGGTGCAATAAGGGTTGCTGGGTAG
- the LOC104705497 gene encoding CLAVATA3/ESR (CLE)-related protein 22-like — protein sequence MGNYYSRRKSRKHITTVALIILLLLLFLFLYAKASSSSSPNIHHHSTHGSLKKPEILDPELHHLDSNAASRGSRYTTYKGGGEVVFEDGKRRVFTGPNPLHNR from the coding sequence ATGGGAAACTACTACTCTAGAAGAAAATCTCGGAAACACATCACGACTGTGGCCCtgatcatccttcttcttcttttgtttctgtttctttacgctaaagcttcatcttcttcttcccctaaTATTCATCACCATTCTACTCATGGAAGCTTGAAGAAACCTGAAATTTTGGATCCAGAGCTTCATCATCTTGATTCCAATGCTGCGTCAAGAGGATCAAGATATACTACATATAAAGGTGGCGGTGAAGTTGTATTTGAAGATGGCAAGAGAAGGGTCTTCACAGGTCCTAATCCTTTGCACAacagataa
- the LOC104705498 gene encoding uncharacterized protein LOC104705498 gives MDDQEFRSLLDLFPVVRSRDHRADLDSSRQSTSQSVVDREVSEWHDAPSVAEPKALQDRKTDQDKFWEKLKAAAGKKVGEVEAERFCKAFEKLHKKLVYEELDPEAAKRYLLNS, from the exons ATGGACGACCAAGAGTTTCGTAGCCTCCTTGATCTCTTCCCCGTCGTACGCTCTCGCGACCACCGT GCTGATTTAGACTCTTCAAGGCAATCAACTTCACAGTCTGTTGTGGACCGAGAG GTAAGTGAGTGGCATGATGCACCGAGTGTTGCTGAACCGAAAGCTTTGCAAGATCGGAAGACTGATCAAG ATAAATTCTGGGAAAAGCTGAAAGCGGCTGCTGGAAAGAAG GTTGGTGAGGTTGAAGCAGAGAGGTTTTGCAAGGCTTTCGAGAAACTACACAAGAAACTT GTGTATGAAGAATTGGATCCAGAAGCTGCAAAGCGATACTTATTAAACTCTTAA
- the LOC104705499 gene encoding tubulin beta-6 chain-like: MREILHIQGGQCGNQIGSKFWEVVCDEHGIDPTGRYVGNSDLQLERVNVYYNEASCGRYVPRAILMDLEPGTMDSVRTGPYGQIFRPDNFVFGQSGAGNNWAKGHYTEGAELIDAVLDVVRKEAENCDCLQGFQVCHSLGGGTGSGMGTLLISKIREEYPDRMMLTFSVFPSPKVSDTVVEPYNATLSVHQLVENADECMVLDNEALYDICFRTLKLTTPSFGDLNHLISATMSGVTCCLRFPGQLNSDLRKLAVNLIPFPRLHFFMVGFAPLTSRGSQQYRALTVPELTQQMWDSKNMMCAADPRHGRYLTASAMFRGKMSTKEVDEQMINVQNKNSSYFVEWIPNNVKSSVCDIAPRGLSMASTFIGNSTSIQEMFRRVSEQFTAMFRRKAFLHWYTGEGMDEMEFTEAESNMNDLVSEYQQYQDATADEEGEYDEEEDEEDILDHE; the protein is encoded by the exons ATGAGAGAAATCCTTCACATTCAAGGTGGTCAATGTGGGAACCAGATTGGTTCCAAGTTCTGGGAAGTTGTATGTGATGAGCATGGCATTGATCCAACTGGTCGTTACGTTGGAAACTCGGATCTGCAGTTGGAGCGTGTTAATGTTTACTATAACGAGGCATCTTGCGGAAGATATGTTCCCCGTGCTATTCTCATGGATCTTGAGCCTGGTACTATGGACAGTGTCAGGACTGGACCTTATGGTCAAATCTTTAGGCCTGACAACTTTGTTTTTGGGCAATCTGGTGCTGGAAACAACTGGGCTAAAGGGCACTACACTGAAGGAGCTGAGCTTATTGATGCTGTACTTGATGTCGTACGCAAGGAGGCTGAGAATTGTGACTGTCTTCAGG gtttCCAAGTATGCCACTCGCTTGGTGGAGGTACTGGGTCTGGAATGGGAACTCTACTCATATCTAAGATCAGAGAAGAGTACCCTGATCGAATGATGCTCACTTTTTCTGTCTTCCCTTCACCAAAGGTCTCAGACACAGTGGTCGAGCCATACAATGCAACACTTTCAGTTCATCAGCTGGTAGAAAATGCTGATGAGTGCATGGTTTTGGACAATGAAGCCCTTTACGACATCTGTTTTAGAACACTTAAGCTGACCACTCCTAGCT TTGGTGATCTGAATCATCTGATCTCTGCAACCATGAGTGGGGTTACATGCTGTCTTAGGTTCCCGGGTCAGCTCAACTCTGATCTGAGGAAGCTCGCAGTGAACCTCATCCCTTTCCCTCGTCTCCACTTTTTCATGGTTGGTTTTGCTCCTCTCACCTCCCGTGGATCGCAGCAATACCGCGCTCTCACTGTCCCTGAGCTCACCCAACAGATGTGGGATTCAAAGAACATGATGTGCGCAGCGGACCCTCGTCACGGGCGGTACCTAACTGCCTCGGCCATGTTCCGTGGCAAAATGAGCACAAAAGAAGTGGACGAGCAGATGATAAACGTGCAGAACAAAAACTCTTCCTACTTTGTGGAATGGATCCCGAACAACGTGAAGTCAAGCGTATGTGACATAGCGCCTCGAGGTCTCTCAATGGCATCGACTTTCATAGGGAATTCCACATCGATCCAAGAGATGTTTAGGCGGGTGAGCGAGCAGTTCACAGCTATGTTCAGGAGGAAAGCTTTCTTGCATTGGTACACAGGGGAAGGAATGGACGAGATGGAGTTCACTGAAGCTGAGAGCAACATGAACGATCTAGTGTCAGAGTACCAACAATACCAAGACGCAACTGCGGATGAGGAAGGCGAGTATgacgaagaagaggatgaagaagacataCTGGATCATGAGTGA
- the LOC104705500 gene encoding uncharacterized protein LOC104705500, translated as MAMMFTQPKKNLLPLLLFLFCISVIILLVLVSETTHSYPGRGTTSRRNYNGAPPFTFLIKVLTYNRLHPLSRCLRSLSAADYGVSGDRGQIHLHVYIDHFNLSRNDTPVEDNLNSAREILGFVDRFDWRFGEKVVHYRTDNAGLQSQWLEAWWPSSDHEFAFIVEDDLELSPLYYGFLERVIRNYYYDPSNFNPSVYGASLQRPRFVPGKHGKRIHIDPKTNLLLYQLVGTWGQLLFPRPWKEFRLWFDEHKANGKKPFLDGMVSNGWYKRLGERIWTPWFIKFVHSRGYFNIYTNFPNEGALSVSHRDSGVNYAKTAGPDSQLLNKSSISSDSLKLQPLSNLKWYDFCFSEVVPGRVVRNLNELGTILPSVQIERTIILISLYEADKAFIRNLLCHFEKLNTQNHIFVGPSSELFYDLSRRGHPVIDADMFLDKLIKSKTSYPNSVKEALGNAYVVKKCLELGYSTWVVSSNALLVDKGPIIDRVSSEYDFYTGESSGILIVQSSSVSQKLWSNEFLRSITSSPTKNPTPKQSIYFIHLVKELVEQKGKSIKTLETMGVAENTVTSTNQSLGDGKAVLYWSPEVGSNIIRTKLEELNLWLIDDDLSCKTVVCHRSLR; from the exons ATGGCGATGATGTTTACCCAACCCAAGAAAAActtacttcctcttcttctctttctcttctgtaTCTCCGTCATCATTCTCCTCGTTCTCGTCTCCGAGACCACTCACTCTTACCCCGGACGAGGAACGACTTCCCGACGAAATTACAATGGTGCCCCTCCTTTCACCTTCCTCATCAAAGTCCTCACCTACAACCGTCTCCACCCCCTCTCCCGCTGTCTCAGATCTCTCTCCGCCGCAGACTACGGCGTTTCCGGCGACAGGGGACAAATTCACCTCCACGTCTACATCGATCATTTCAACCTCTCGAGGAACGATACTCCTGTTGAAGATAACTTGAATAGCGCGAGGGAGATCCTAGGGTTTGTCGATAGATTCGACTGGAGATTTGGGGAAAAAGTTGTTCACTATCGGACTGATAACGCCGGGTTACAATCGCAGTGGCTTGAGGCTTGGTGGCCTAGCTCGGATCACGAATTCGCGTTTATAGTTGAAGATGATCTCGAGCTTTCTCCGCTTTACTACGGTTTTCTGGAACGCGTGATTCGTAATTACTACTATGATCCTTCCAATTTCAATCCTTCCGTCTATGGAGCTTCGCTTCAGAGACCAAGGTTCGTTCCAG GTAAACATGGAAAGAGAATACATATAGATCCCAAAACGAACCTTCTCTTATATCAGTTGGTGGGAACTTGGGGACAGCTTCTATTCCCAAGACCGTGGAAAGAGTTTAGACTATGGTTTGACGAGCACAAGGCGAATGGCAAGAAGCCTTTCCTTGATGGCATG GTGTCAAATGGATGGTACAAGAGGCTGGGAGAACGAATATGGACACCTTGGTTCATAAAGTTTGTTCATTCTCGTGGCTATTTTAACATCTACACTAATTTTCCGAACGAGGGGGCTCTTAGTGTCTCTCATAGGGATTCTGGTGTTAACTATGCGAAAACCGCTGGGCCAGATTCACAGTTATTGAATAAAAGTTCAATCAGTTCTGATTCTTTGAAACTCCAACCCTTGAGCAACCTTAAGTGGTACGATTTTTGTTTCAGCGAAGTTGTTCCCGGTAGGGTTGTGAGAAACCTGAATGAACTTGGCACCATTCTTCCTTCTGTGCAGATTGAGAGAACCATAATTCTGATTAGTCTATATGAAGCAGACAAGGCGTTCATCAGGAACTTACTCTGCCATTTCGAGAAGCTTAATACTCAAAACCACATTTTTGTAGGCCCTAGCTCTGAGCTGTTCTATGATCTTTCAAGAAGGGGACATCCTGTGATTGATGCGGATATGTTTCTCGACAAGTTGATCAAAAGCAAAACTTCTTATCCAAACTCAGTGAAGGAGGCTCTGGGCAATGCTTACGTTGTTAAGAAATGCTTAGAACTCGGATACAGCACCTGGGTAGTTTCAAGTAATGCGCTTTTGGTGGATAAAGGTCCTATAATTGATAGAGTCAGCTCAGAGTATGACTTCTATACGGGGGAAAGCTCTGGAATTTTGATTGTTCAGTCTTCATCAGTCAGTCAAAAGTTATGGAGCAATGAGTTTCTACGCAGCATTACATCCTCACCAACTAAGAATCCAACTCCAaaacaaagtatatattttattcatctAGTGAAGGAGCTAGTGGAGCAAAAGGGCAAGAGTATTAAGACTCTAGAGACGATGGGTGTTGCAGAGAATACCGTCACCAGCACAAACCAATCGTTGGGAGATGGCAAGGCGGTGCTGTATTGGTCACCTGAGGTCGGTTCCAATATCATTCGGACAAAGCTTGAAGAGTTGAACTTGTGGCTCATTGATGATGATCTCTCTTGCAAAACTGTGGTTTGTCATAGGTCATTACGTTAG
- the LOC104705501 gene encoding feruloyl CoA ortho-hydroxylase 1-like, whose translation MSPTDRTASSDDIEVRDYVVNQRNGVKGLVDFLTLTTLPSPYIQPPQERFTSDKILLGSPVPVIDVSNWNDPNVAREICHAATTLGLFQIVNHGIAPEELKGIIAAARGFFELPVEERRRYWRGSSVSETAWLTTSFNPYKESVLEWRDFLKFEYLPQQHNFAITWPLVCKEQVIDHFKKIKPITEKILNILINNLNAIIDESNKETLMGTMRMNFNYYPKCPEPSLAIGTGRHSDINTLTLLLQEDGVLGSLYARATEDGDKWIHVPPMPGAIVVNIGDVLQILTNDRYRSVEHCVVVNKCCSRVSIPGFCGPVHDSVIEPLPEMLENNEMARYRKIVYSDYLKGFFERPHDGKKTIESIKLP comes from the exons atgagtcCGACCGATCGCACCGCTTCTTCAGACGATATCGAAGTGAGAGATTACGTGGTGAACCAAAGAAACGGAGTGAAAGGACTCGTGGACTTTCTAACCCTAACCACGCTTCCTTCTCCATACATTCAACCTCCTCAAGAACGCTTCACTTCCGACAAGATCCTCCTGGGATCACCAGTCCCGGTCATTGACGTGTCCAACTGGAATGACCCGAACGTGGCTAGAGAGATCTGCCATGCAGCGACGACGCTGGGGTTGTTTCAGATAGTGAACCACGGGATAGCTCCAGAGGAGTTGAAGGGTATAATTGCGGCAGCGCGTGGATTTTTCGAGTTGCCGGTCGAGGAGAGAAGAAGGTATTGGAGAGGGAGCTCGGTGTCGGAGACAGCTTGGTTGACCACAAGTTTCAATCCTTACAAAGAGAGTGTTTTGGAGTGGAGAGATTTCCTCAAGTTTGAGTATCTTCCTCAACAACATAACTTCGCTATCACGTGGCCACTTGTATGCAA GGAACAAGTGATAGACCATTTCAAGAAGATCAAACCAATCACCGAGAAGATCTTAAACATACTCATAAACAATCTAAACGCAATCATCGATGAGTCCAATAAAGAAACCCTAATGGGAACTATGAGAATGAACTTCAACTACTATCCAAAATGTCCTGAGCCAAGCCTGGCCATAGGAACAGGTCGCCACTCTGACATCAACACTCTCACTCTCCTTCTACAAGAAGACGGTGTCTTAGGCAGCCTGTACGCTAGAGCCACCGAGGATGGGGACAAATGGATTCATGTTCCTCCAATGCCTGGAGCGATTGTGGTCAATATTGGAGACGTGTTACAAATATTGACCAATGATAGGTACAGAAGCGTGGAGCATTGTGTGGTGGTCAATAAATGTTGTAGCCGGGTTTCCATTCCGGGTTTTTGTGGACCGGTTCACGATTCAGTAATTGAGCCGTTACCGGAGATGTTAGAGAACAATGAGATGGCTCGGTATAGAAAGATTGTGTATTCTGACTACTTGAAGGGTTTCTTTGAAAGACCTCATGATGGAAAGAAGACTATTGAGTCGATCAAATtaccataa
- the LOC104705502 gene encoding protein DGS1, mitochondrial, whose amino-acid sequence MDSQPPANESTPSPAPAPSNVVDLIPFYSNYIWNRLASLYPTSNSIFLGKISNLYRQTVSRKRHISFPLPLPSDFPSSSAINSNTSADTARIHGVLEEIMADVLSNLHDIQKSLDFWQSRAEGSNARKAYFMIFERGPVAFLNESTKFVSKSLSEEPAMQHLCQSSSSHMLDRMRVLLELRSALASFLAQLYVELDKRGEELVKNPEKSLPSLLAVINGLFSNLEGSFSHLHAERESDSTVDGSYPMPLVFDQLPEVNEEGSQWTDCELTDAINLLHKNLEKLNSYLSVMVGKHRKPRRMTLYWVRYTCGAVGLSVFSIWLLRHSSLMGSSDIENWVHDAKEATMSFFSDHVEQPLLSIRDELFDTFRKRHKGVMETEEVQLTQDSLHRMLKNFCEQSTREKVPDNATDQQMLEVVMNRYEKELVHPIHNLLSGELARGLLIQVQKLKLDIETAMLELDQILRANEINFAILAALPAFFLSIVMLTVLRTWLKQDSRAQGRGRIARIHRRLLVVEIEKRIMQYHSYIEQGRDKDAETVFGLLIYSLERLYRVVEKPARATDEWDLVKQDLIELGRPQQQTSYKLTVTQRLVTVYDCLLPTLTRQ is encoded by the exons ATGGATTCTCAACCACCGGCTAACGAGTCAACCCCGTCGCCGGCGCCGGCGCCGTCAAACGTCGTAGACCTAATTCCcttttattcaaattatatttgGAATCGCCTTGCTTCCTTGTACCCTACTTCTAATTCCATCTTTCTGGGCAAAATCTCCAATCTCTATCGCCAAACTGTTTCGAGGAAACGGCATatctcttttcctcttcctctaccCTCCGATTTCCCAAGCTCGTCTGC GATTAATAGCAATACCTCGGCGGATACAGCTAGGATTCATGGTGTTTTGGAGGAGATAATGGCTGACGTCCTCTCGAATTTGCATGATATCcagaaaagtttagatttttggCAATCTAGAGCTGAG GGTTCCAATGCTCGAAAGGCGTATTTCATGATTTTTGAGAGAGGGCCGGTAGCTTTTTTGAACGAGAGTACGAAGTTCGTGAGCAAGAGTCTCAGCGAGGAACCTGCAATGCAGCATCTTTGTCAGTCGTCTTCATCTCACATGTTGGATAGGATGCGGGTCTTGCTGGAGTTAAGATCTGCACTCGCTTCTTTTCTTGCCCAG CTTTATGTTGAATTGGATAAACGTGGTGAGGAGCTTGTGAAGAATCCAGAAAAGTCACTGCCATCGTTGTTGGCTGTTATCAATGGATTGTTTTCGAACTTGGAGGGATCTTTCAGCCATTTGCATGCTGAGCGTGAG AGTGATTCTACCGTTGATGGAAGTTACCCGATGCCTCTTGTATTTGATCAACTGCCTGAAGTTAACGAAGAAGGATCCCAGTGGACTGATTGTGAACTTACAGATGCAATCAACCTGCTTCATAAGAATTTGGAAAAACTTAACTCATATTTATCAGTTATG GTGGGGAAACATCGAAAGCCAAGGAGGATGACTCTGTATTGGGTCCGGTATACGTGTGGTGCAGTTGGGCTCTCTGTTTTCTCTATATGGCTACTACGTCATAGTAGTTTGATGGGAAGTTCGGACATCGAGAATTGGGTTCATGATGCAAAAGAAGCAACAATGAGCTTCTTCAGTGATCATGTTGAGCAACCG CTGCTTTCCATTCGAGATGAGCTTTTTGATACATTCCGGAAAAGGCACAAAGGTGTTATGGAAACTGAAGAAGTGCAGCTGACGCAAGACTCACTGCATAG AATGCTTAAGAATTTCTGCGAGCAGTCTACACGTGAAAAGGTCCCAGACAATGCAACTGATCAGCAAATGCTCGAAGTTGTCATGAATCG GTATGAAAAGGAACTTGTGCATCCTATTCACAACCTCCTTAGCGGAGAGCTTGCCCGTGGCTTGCTTATTCAG GTGCAGAAGCTTAAACTGGATATAGAAAC AGCGATGCTAGAACTGGATCAGATACTTCGTGcaaatgaaataaattttgCCATTCTGGCTGCATTACCTGCATTCTTTCTCAGCATTGTTATGCTCACAGTGCTTCGGACATGGCTTAAACAG GATAGTAGAGCTCAAGGACGAGGAAGAATTGCTCGTATTCACAGGAGACTTCTTGTCGTTGAAATTGAAAAGAGAATTATGCAGTATCATAGCTACATTGAACAAGGACGT GACAAGGATGCAGAAACCGTATTTGGTTTGCTAATATATAGCCTTGAACGTTTGTATCGGGTTGTTGAGAAACCTGCAAGAGCAACCGACGAGTGGGATTT AGTGAAACAAGATCTGATTGAGTTAGGGAGGCCACAGCAGCAAACATCTTACAAGCTAACGGTGACACAACGACTAGTAACGGTTTATGACTGCTTGCTTCCCACTCTGACGCGACAATAA